A single Thermaerobacter sp. FW80 DNA region contains:
- a CDS encoding autorepressor SdpR family transcription factor has translation MGEPQLVFKALADPTRRAILRLLRDRDLTAGEIAAHFPVTQASISHHLSLLKHAGLVLDERRGQHVAYSLNTTVFQEVIAWLMDLAGPR, from the coding sequence GTGGGTGAGCCCCAGCTGGTCTTCAAAGCCCTGGCCGACCCCACCCGCCGGGCCATCCTGCGGCTGCTCCGCGACCGCGACCTGACGGCAGGGGAGATCGCCGCGCACTTCCCGGTCACCCAGGCCAGCATCTCGCACCACCTGAGCCTCCTTAAGCATGCGGGGCTGGTGCTGGACGAGCGGCGAGGGCAGCACGTGGCGTACTCCCTCAACACCACGGTCTTCCAGGAGGTGATCGCATGGCTGATGGACCTGGCGGGCCCGCGGTGA
- a CDS encoding SdpI family protein: MADGPGGPAVTSHGSGSGPEAGGPAMSSRGGHAAPPQDGQGPDRDDRGRDVLEWLLLALAALATAGVYPRLPDQMVIHWNAAGQPDGWAPRAFAAWFGWATAAGTYLLLKVLPSIDPRRANYPRFAGAYRLVRQITVLFLLGVHAVVLMTGLGIPVAVDRVIGLGVGLMLIIMGNVMGQVRPNFFFGIRTPWTLSSEAVWRKTHRAGGWLFILAGLAIATTAFLPPSWTVPVILASVIGVTMGTTVYSYLLWRRLNGADMG; the protein is encoded by the coding sequence ATGGCTGATGGACCTGGCGGGCCCGCGGTGACCTCGCACGGCTCCGGGTCCGGCCCGGAAGCCGGCGGCCCCGCGATGTCCTCGCGCGGTGGGCATGCGGCTCCGCCGCAAGACGGCCAGGGGCCGGACCGGGACGACCGCGGTCGCGACGTTCTGGAATGGCTGCTCCTCGCCCTGGCGGCCCTGGCGACCGCCGGGGTCTACCCGCGCCTCCCGGATCAGATGGTGATCCACTGGAACGCAGCCGGGCAGCCAGACGGATGGGCTCCCAGGGCCTTCGCAGCGTGGTTCGGCTGGGCGACGGCGGCGGGCACGTACCTTCTGCTGAAGGTTCTTCCGTCCATCGACCCGCGCCGCGCCAACTACCCCCGGTTCGCAGGCGCCTACCGGCTGGTCCGGCAGATCACCGTCCTGTTCTTGCTGGGCGTCCACGCGGTGGTCCTCATGACCGGCCTCGGCATCCCCGTCGCCGTCGACCGGGTCATCGGTCTTGGCGTCGGCCTGATGCTGATCATCATGGGCAACGTCATGGGTCAAGTGCGCCCCAACTTCTTCTTCGGCATCCGCACGCCGTGGACGCTGTCCAGTGAGGCGGTGTGGCGCAAGACCCATCGTGCCGGGGGCTGGCTGTTCATCCTCGCGGGGCTGGCCATCGCGACGACCGCCTTCCTGCCGCCCAGCTGGACGGTGCCGGTGATCCTGGCCAGCGTCATCGGGGTCACCATGGGAACGACGGTCTACTCGTATCTGCTCTGGCGGCGGTTGAACGGCGCCGACATGGGCTGA
- a CDS encoding RNA polymerase sigma factor, whose protein sequence is MAEMVRRLGESVLYLARLILGPAGTDADAEEVAADALVAAWQRAAEFDPARGRFRTWVFMLLKYAALDRRRQLKRELRRRSGWLHRAGAGPGRRPGPASHAGGPAWSSLDEGLPSGGHALVSPADPAELVAARDEAVRLRMALESLSPAERDLLIRRYWMEEPIERMAREAGISRNAMDSRLWRARQALRKALVERAPAAGRRPASADRKGDPT, encoded by the coding sequence GTGGCGGAGATGGTGCGGCGTCTTGGGGAATCCGTGCTGTACCTGGCCCGGCTCATCCTCGGGCCCGCGGGCACCGACGCCGACGCCGAAGAAGTCGCGGCGGACGCCCTGGTGGCCGCCTGGCAGCGGGCGGCCGAGTTCGACCCGGCGCGCGGCCGGTTCAGGACCTGGGTCTTCATGCTACTCAAGTACGCGGCCCTGGACCGGCGCAGGCAGCTCAAACGCGAGCTGCGCCGTCGCAGCGGGTGGCTGCACAGGGCCGGGGCCGGCCCGGGAAGGCGTCCCGGTCCCGCGTCGCACGCTGGCGGCCCGGCTTGGTCCAGCCTTGACGAAGGCTTGCCTTCGGGCGGCCACGCCCTGGTCTCACCGGCGGACCCCGCCGAGCTGGTGGCGGCGCGGGACGAGGCGGTGCGGCTGCGCATGGCCCTGGAGTCCCTGTCCCCGGCGGAACGGGACCTGCTGATCCGCCGGTACTGGATGGAAGAACCCATCGAACGGATGGCGCGGGAGGCAGGCATCTCGCGGAACGCCATGGACAGCCGGCTCTGGCGAGCGCGCCAGGCCCTACGGAAGGCGCTGGTCGAACGGGCGCCAGCGGCCGGCAGGCGGCCGGCATCCGCCGATAGGAAAGGAGATCCCACATGA
- a CDS encoding DUF1572 family protein, with product MHDLVDGPGVAEVYLEAVKSRFRYIKDLAERALAQVDDDALAWSPGGESNSITVLIKHLSGNMVSRWTDFLTSDGEKPDRDRDAEFVEERLPRQELMERWERGWRALFATLDALRPDDLLRTVFIRGEPHTVIDAIERQLFHTSYHVGQIVYLAKARAGERWQSLTIPRRR from the coding sequence GTGCATGACCTGGTGGACGGCCCGGGGGTGGCGGAGGTCTACCTCGAGGCCGTCAAGAGCCGGTTCCGCTACATCAAGGACCTCGCGGAGCGGGCGCTGGCGCAGGTGGACGACGACGCCCTCGCCTGGTCCCCCGGCGGGGAGTCCAACAGCATCACGGTGCTCATCAAGCACTTGAGCGGCAACATGGTCTCCCGGTGGACCGACTTTTTGACCTCGGACGGCGAGAAGCCCGATCGCGACCGGGATGCCGAGTTCGTCGAGGAGCGGCTGCCCCGGCAGGAGCTGATGGAGCGCTGGGAGAGGGGGTGGCGGGCGCTCTTTGCGACGCTGGATGCCCTGAGGCCGGACGACCTGCTGCGGACCGTGTTCATCCGCGGCGAGCCGCACACGGTGATCGACGCCATCGAGCGCCAGCTGTTCCACACCTCCTATCACGTGGGCCAGATCGTCTACCTGGCCAAGGCCAGGGCTGGCGAGCGGTGGCAGAGTCTCACCATACCTCGAAGGCGATGA
- the serS gene encoding serine--tRNA ligase produces the protein MIDPELLRKDPERIREAARLKGFDPETVDLAVTLDRRRRELLAVVERLRAERNALSKRIGSLPPEERHAALTRATVLKERLAQLEPELRDVQNRLQHLLLCLPNPPAPSSPVGSSDEDNVEVRRWGQPPSFPFPPRDHMELGQLLGIIETERAVKMAGSRAYFLKNEGALLEWAVLRFAVDLLLRRGYTLLAPPVLVRDEAMTATGYFPLGREEVYRLERDELNLVGTAEVPLVAYHMDETLEENELPRRYCALSPCFRREVGSAGRDVHGLYRVHQFFKVEQVIICEADPDASRRYHEELLKNAEDILQALELPYRVVQVCTGEMGQGQVLKHDIETWMPSRGRYGETHSCSSFHDFQARRARIRYRDRNGRVRYAYTLNNTAVASPRILIPLLEIHQREDGSVRIPEALRPYMGGLEALAPRIA, from the coding sequence GTGATCGATCCGGAACTGCTTCGCAAGGATCCCGAGCGCATCCGCGAAGCGGCCCGACTCAAGGGCTTCGACCCTGAAACGGTAGACCTGGCGGTCACCCTGGACCGGCGCCGGCGCGAGCTCCTCGCCGTCGTCGAGCGCCTGCGGGCGGAGCGCAATGCCCTATCCAAGAGGATCGGTAGCCTGCCCCCGGAGGAGCGTCACGCGGCCCTCACCCGCGCGACCGTGCTCAAGGAGCGGTTGGCACAGCTGGAACCCGAGCTGCGGGACGTCCAGAACCGGCTCCAGCACCTCCTGCTGTGCCTGCCAAACCCGCCTGCGCCCTCGTCCCCGGTAGGTTCATCCGACGAAGACAACGTCGAGGTCCGCCGGTGGGGCCAGCCGCCCTCGTTTCCCTTCCCGCCACGCGACCACATGGAACTCGGGCAGCTGCTGGGGATCATCGAGACGGAGCGGGCGGTGAAAATGGCGGGTTCCCGCGCCTATTTCCTGAAGAACGAGGGGGCCCTCCTCGAATGGGCCGTCCTCCGATTCGCCGTCGACCTGTTGCTTCGGCGGGGCTATACGTTGCTGGCACCACCGGTGCTGGTCCGGGACGAGGCCATGACGGCCACGGGGTACTTCCCGCTGGGACGCGAGGAGGTGTACCGGCTCGAGCGGGACGAGCTGAACCTGGTCGGCACCGCCGAAGTCCCGCTGGTGGCTTACCACATGGATGAGACCCTCGAGGAGAACGAATTGCCCCGGCGCTACTGCGCACTCTCCCCGTGCTTTCGACGCGAGGTCGGCAGCGCGGGCCGCGACGTCCACGGCCTTTACCGGGTCCACCAGTTCTTCAAGGTGGAGCAGGTGATCATCTGCGAGGCCGATCCCGACGCCTCCCGCCGCTACCACGAGGAACTCCTGAAAAATGCCGAGGACATCCTGCAGGCCCTCGAACTACCCTACCGGGTCGTGCAAGTCTGTACGGGCGAGATGGGACAGGGACAGGTCTTGAAACACGACATCGAGACCTGGATGCCCAGCCGCGGCCGGTACGGAGAAACCCATTCGTGTTCCAGCTTCCACGACTTCCAGGCGCGCCGCGCTCGCATCCGCTACCGGGACAGGAACGGGCGGGTCCGGTACGCCTACACCCTGAACAATACCGCCGTCGCGTCGCCCCGGATCCTGATCCCGCTCCTGGAGATCCACCAGCGGGAAGACGGCAGCGTCCGCATCCCGGAGGCACTCCGGCCCTACATGGGCGGCTTGGAGGCGCTGGCCCCCCGGATTGCGTAA
- a CDS encoding NUDIX hydrolase → MDHSTGRTTLVAAVTAETIALEVHWGREVYYLEVSDGAVRYRETTRWDRNASYIENLLDLDKLVGDLRSWYRTRYPSLGSRSVLAELEFDNHQLTVRRCTERATPRPAPWTLEERWPRGAAWYAKWSETRFVWGAFDCEGVVACVDDWHGHPDEPATGGRDPHRSGHPAAILLTGRRPLWENGRLAALLRQGRPVVVLDAEDGFHLAPRHDRLPPPGVPRDRFGYMSVAWLPAQALVGRTVRVIADGQQGILLVRRPDRPAHAPVIRGVTHDKTHDHDKTHDKEDALGNAPHPTGAGNAGDRARSAQDRRRTDLLPASRHRVTLTPLPKEFIPPFEQVTSVGVIAFTREGKVAVTLQSRGFDIPGGHVQRGDRSLEETARREALEEARVTLSKVEYLGALRSNYYSEPTYIVLMAAMVEQVLPFVPSPDHWLRLFLTPEQFASVYSAGDRERMQAAVRQARALFFP, encoded by the coding sequence ATGGACCACTCCACGGGCAGGACAACCCTGGTCGCCGCGGTGACCGCCGAGACCATCGCCCTCGAGGTCCACTGGGGCCGCGAGGTTTACTATCTGGAGGTCTCGGACGGTGCCGTGCGCTACCGGGAGACCACGCGCTGGGACCGCAATGCTTCGTACATCGAGAACCTGCTGGACCTGGACAAGCTGGTCGGGGATCTCCGGAGCTGGTACCGGACGAGGTACCCGTCCCTGGGGTCCCGGTCCGTTCTGGCCGAGCTGGAGTTCGACAACCACCAGTTGACCGTCAGGCGCTGCACCGAGCGGGCCACGCCGCGCCCGGCCCCCTGGACCCTGGAAGAACGGTGGCCCCGGGGAGCGGCATGGTATGCGAAGTGGAGCGAGACGCGGTTCGTGTGGGGTGCCTTCGACTGCGAGGGTGTCGTGGCCTGCGTCGATGATTGGCATGGCCACCCGGACGAACCGGCCACCGGCGGGCGGGACCCCCATCGGAGCGGCCATCCCGCCGCGATCCTGCTCACCGGGCGCCGGCCCCTGTGGGAGAACGGGCGACTGGCTGCCCTGTTGCGTCAGGGCCGGCCGGTCGTGGTGCTCGATGCGGAGGACGGCTTCCATCTCGCCCCGCGGCATGACCGGCTGCCTCCCCCGGGGGTCCCCAGGGACCGCTTCGGCTACATGTCCGTCGCCTGGCTTCCGGCCCAGGCGCTGGTGGGCCGGACCGTGCGGGTCATCGCCGACGGGCAACAGGGTATCCTCCTCGTACGTCGCCCTGACCGTCCAGCCCATGCACCCGTGATACGTGGCGTGACCCACGATAAGACCCACGATCACGATAAGACCCACGATAAGGAAGACGCCTTGGGGAACGCGCCCCACCCGACCGGTGCCGGGAACGCCGGTGACCGGGCCCGTTCGGCGCAGGACCGGCGGCGCACCGACCTGCTGCCGGCCAGCCGCCACCGGGTCACCCTGACTCCCCTGCCGAAAGAGTTCATACCCCCCTTCGAGCAGGTCACCAGCGTGGGGGTCATCGCTTTCACCCGGGAGGGAAAGGTCGCGGTCACCCTGCAATCCCGGGGCTTTGACATCCCCGGCGGCCACGTTCAGCGGGGCGACCGCAGCCTGGAGGAAACGGCCCGGCGGGAAGCCCTGGAGGAAGCCAGGGTGACCCTGAGCAAGGTGGAGTACCTGGGCGCTCTTCGCTCGAACTACTACTCCGAGCCGACCTATATCGTGCTGATGGCGGCCATGGTGGAACAGGTCCTGCCCTTCGTACCGTCACCGGATCACTGGCTGCGGCTCTTTCTGACCCCCGAGCAGTTCGCGTCGGTGTACTCGGCGGGGGACCGGGAGCGGATGCAGGCGGCCGTACGACAGGCCCGGGCCTTGTTCTTCCCATAG
- the fadH gene encoding 2,4-dienoyl-CoA reductase, giving the protein MLPPGTLQDRVAIITGGGTGLGKAMALEFTRLGARVVLASRKPENLEKAAAEIAERGGEALTVPTDVRDPEQVDRMVQAALDRFGRIDILVNNAAGNFVCPAEELSVNGWNAVVNIVLHGTFYCTRAVARHWIAQGRGGNILNIIATYAWTGGPGTVHSAAAKAGVLAMTRTLAVEWAPKGIRVNCIAPGPVDGTGAAPQLWPTEEARQAVLRSIPLGRMGRPEEIAHAAAYLVSDYAGFITGEVLTIDGGQWLGRGVFKGQRR; this is encoded by the coding sequence GTGCTGCCGCCAGGCACGCTACAGGACCGCGTCGCCATCATCACCGGGGGAGGAACCGGCCTCGGCAAGGCCATGGCCCTGGAGTTCACCCGTCTGGGGGCGCGGGTGGTGCTCGCCAGCCGCAAGCCCGAGAACCTGGAGAAGGCCGCTGCCGAGATCGCCGAGCGGGGCGGCGAGGCCCTGACCGTCCCCACCGACGTCCGCGACCCGGAGCAGGTCGACCGGATGGTCCAGGCCGCCCTGGACCGCTTTGGCCGGATCGACATCCTGGTCAACAACGCCGCCGGCAACTTCGTGTGCCCTGCCGAGGAGCTCTCCGTCAACGGCTGGAACGCCGTCGTCAACATCGTGCTGCACGGGACCTTCTACTGCACCCGGGCCGTCGCCCGGCACTGGATCGCCCAGGGCCGGGGCGGCAACATCTTGAACATCATCGCCACCTACGCCTGGACGGGCGGGCCCGGCACGGTCCACTCGGCGGCGGCCAAGGCCGGGGTTCTGGCCATGACCCGCACCCTGGCCGTGGAGTGGGCGCCCAAGGGGATCCGGGTCAACTGCATCGCCCCCGGGCCCGTCGACGGCACGGGTGCCGCACCCCAGCTCTGGCCCACGGAAGAGGCCCGCCAGGCGGTGCTGCGCTCCATCCCCCTGGGCCGCATGGGCCGGCCCGAAGAGATCGCCCATGCCGCAGCCTACCTGGTGTCCGACTACGCCGGGTTCATCACCGGCGAGGTGCTGACCATCGACGGCGGGCAGTGGCTGGGGCGGGGCGTGTTCAAGGGCCAGAGGCGATGA
- a CDS encoding (Fe-S)-binding protein, translating into MRAALFITCLCDLFFPEVGESTVRLLRRLGVEVTFPAGQTCCGQPAYNTGYTAEARDVARNLIEVFEREAPDVPVVTPSGSCAAMIRHHYPRLFAGDSEWATRAAAFAERVYELSEFIVHVLGRTDLGARYPAVATFHRSCHMARGLGLVEEPLALLRAVEGLELVDLPHPGECCGFGGTFAVKMAELSTAMVDAKVQAIEETRAQLLVGCDVGCLMHIGGRLRRLGRPVRVLHLAQLLDEVTRPARWTA; encoded by the coding sequence GTGCGCGCCGCCCTGTTCATCACCTGCTTGTGCGACCTGTTCTTCCCCGAGGTGGGCGAGAGCACCGTCCGGCTGCTGCGCCGGCTGGGCGTCGAGGTCACCTTCCCCGCCGGGCAGACCTGCTGCGGCCAACCGGCCTACAATACGGGCTACACCGCCGAGGCCCGGGACGTGGCCCGCAACCTGATCGAGGTCTTCGAGCGGGAGGCACCGGACGTGCCGGTGGTCACTCCGTCGGGTTCCTGCGCCGCAATGATCCGCCACCACTACCCGCGCCTGTTTGCCGGCGATTCGGAGTGGGCCACCCGGGCCGCGGCCTTCGCCGAGCGGGTCTATGAGCTGTCGGAGTTCATCGTCCACGTCCTGGGCCGGACGGACCTCGGCGCTCGTTACCCCGCCGTCGCCACCTTCCACCGGTCCTGCCACATGGCCCGCGGGCTGGGCCTCGTGGAGGAACCCCTGGCGCTCCTGCGGGCGGTGGAGGGGCTTGAGCTGGTGGACCTGCCCCACCCCGGCGAGTGCTGCGGCTTCGGCGGCACCTTCGCCGTGAAGATGGCGGAGCTCTCGACGGCCATGGTTGACGCCAAGGTCCAGGCCATCGAGGAGACAAGGGCGCAACTGCTGGTGGGCTGCGACGTGGGGTGCCTCATGCACATCGGCGGGCGGCTGCGGCGCCTCGGCCGGCCGGTGCGGGTGCTGCACCTGGCCCAGCTCCTGGACGAGGTGACGAGGCCGGCCCGGTGGACGGCGTAG